One window of Lagenorhynchus albirostris chromosome 16, mLagAlb1.1, whole genome shotgun sequence genomic DNA carries:
- the LOC132507479 gene encoding peroxiredoxin-1-like, translated as MSSGNAKIGHRAPRFKATAAMPDGKYVVFFFYSLDFPFVCPTEITAFSDGEEEFKKLNFQVIGASVDSHFCHLAWINTPKKQGGLGPMKIPLISDPKRTIAPNYGGSPDYGVLKADEGISFRGVSIIDDKGILRQITINDLPVGRSVDETLRLVQAFQFTDKHGEVCPAGWKPGSDTIKPDVQKSQEYFSKQK; from the exons ATGTCTTCAGGAAATGCCAAAATTGGGCACCGTGCCCCCCGGTTCAAAGCAACTGCTGCAATGCCAGATG GAAAATATGTTGTGTTCTTCTTTTACTCTCTTGACTTCCCCTTTGTATGCCCCACAGAGATCACTGCTTTCAGTGACGGGGAAGAAGAATTTAAGAAACTCAACTTCCAAGTGATTGGTGCTTCTGTGGATTCTCACTTTTGTCACCTGGCATGGATCAACACACCCAAGAAACAAGGAGGACTGGGACCCATGAAAATTCCCTTGATATCAGACCCCAAGCGCACCATTGCTCCGAACtatggg ggaagcccagactatGGGGTCTTAAAGGCTGATGAAGGCATTTCATTCAGGGGCGTTTCTATTATTGATGATAAAGGTATCCTTCGACAGATCACCATAAATGACCTTCCTGTTGGCCGTTCTGTGGATGAGACCCTGAGACTAGTTCAGGCCTTCCAGTTTACTGACAAACATGGGGAAGTGTGCCCAGCTGGCTGGAAGCCTGGCAGTGATACCATCAAGCCTGATGTCCAGAAGAGCCAAGAATATTTCTCTAAGCAGAAGTGA